From Cryobacterium sp. GrIS_2_6:
GCGGACACGCAGCTCGCGGACGACTACATGGAGACGGGCCTGCCGTACTTCGACGATCCCGGGGTCGTCGCCGTCGCCGGCCGCGCCGCGACGGTGACGGACCCGCCATCGCCGACCCGCCTCGGCCGTTTTCTCGTGGCGTACCGCGAACGGTTCTATGTGGTCGTGCAGTTCCTCCTCAAGTACGGCCAGGCCGCCCGCTTCGCGAACGTGGTGTCGATCGTCCCCGGCTTCGCGAGCATGTATCGCAGCCGGATCCTCGCCGACATCGACATTTCAGCTCCGGGGCTCGCGATCGAGGACTTCAACATGACATTCGAGGTGCATGCCAAGCGGCTCGGCCGCATCGCCTTCCACCCCCTTGCGGCGATCGCGTATACCCAGGACCCCGACACCTTCCGGGATTACACGAAACAGCTGCGCCGGTGGACGCTCGGCTTCTGGCAGACGGTCCGCCGGCACGGTTTCCGGTTCGGGACCTTCTGGGGAGCCCTCGCCCTCTACGTCTTCGAACTCGTGACGAGCAGCATCATGATGCTGATCTTCCTGCCGCTGCTCCTGATGTCGCTTGCGGCCGCGGCCTGGGGCGAGGTCTCGGCAGACCCGGTGTCGATCGCGGTCGCGCAGGCGGTCCCTCCGGCCTCCATCGTCATCGGGGTGCTGGTGCCGGACTACCTGCTCACGATCCTGGTCGTGATCGTGACCGGGCGGGTGCACTACCTGGTGCTCGGGATCGGCTTCCCGCTCGTGCGCATCGTCGACGCGTTCATCTGTCTCCGGACCATCCCGCAGGCTTTATTCGGCCGGTCGAGCGGCACGTGGAAGAGCCCGGAACGACGGAGCAACACTGCGGCGAGCCCCGGGATTGCGGTCGGCGACGCCCTGCCGGGGTAGCGCGACCCGACTGGTCCCTGTATATCAGACCATCCCGCTTGCCGCGCCGTCTGAGAGTACCGTGCCGGTGCCGGAGAGCAGCGCGATCAGGTGCGAACGGGACTTGGCACCGAGCTTGTTGTATGTCCGGGTGAGGCGCACCTCCACTGTGCGCAGGGACACGAAGAGCTCGGCGGCGATCTCCTTGTTGCGTTTGCCCTGTTGCACGAGTTCGGCGACGAGTCGTTCGTCGGGGGCAAGGGTCGCGAGGAGGGGATTGACGCTCGGGGCGTGGGTGCCCAGGCGGACGGCATCCGCTTTTCTGGCCCACGGGATGGCGCCGAGTTGGGTGAAGATCATCCGTGCGGCCAGGTACTGGTCTGCGCCTTCCCTGCCGTGCCCGAGGCTCACGAGCCGGTCGGCGAAGCTCAGGAGGGTGCGGCCCTGCTCGAATTGCGAATCGCCCGGCTGCCAGAGGCCAGCGGCCTGTTCAAAGACGGCGATGGATGCCTCGCCGGGTGTCAGGAGGGCCTCGGCCCGCGCAGTGGCGAGCACCGTCCACCGGGTGTGGAAGAGCCGGGCCCTGGCCCGGAACTCACGGAACTGGATCACGGCCTCCCGCAGTCGGCCGGACAGCACGTATGCCTCGATCAGGTCGACGTGGCTCCGGAGCAGCGAGGGGTTGCGGAACGCTGACCCGATTGCGCCGGCCCGGTGCAGGAATGCGATCGCATCGTCGAACCGGCCCTCCATGAGGGCGAACCGGCCCTGGTCGGCAACGAGCCGGGCGGCGAGAGCCGGATGGTCGCTCGTCGCGAAGCTGCGGTTGCAGAGCTCGATCGCCGCGTCCGCGCGCACTCGGTCTCCGCGGGCCTGCCAGTACCAGGCCGTCAGCAGCTGGAGCGGGCGGCGATGCACCTGTTCCGTCCCGGATCCTGTGAGCGATTCGATGATGGCCATGGCCTCGAATTGGTTTCCGGCGAGAATTTCGTTCTCCGCGAGGTAGTATCTGGCCGTCTGCAGGACGATCGGGTCCGGCGGGGGCTCGAGGCCGACGACGGTGCGCAGTACCCGCCTGGCGTCGCCGTATCGGTCGATGAACGTGAGGCTGCGGCCGAGGACGGACAGGGCCCTGGCGCTCGTCTCCTCGGTCCAGCCGTGCCGGGACAGCCGCTCGAACATCCGGGTCGAGGGTCCAGGGTCACCCTCGAGAGCGGACAGCAGCAGTGCGGACAGCTCGTGGAGTTCGACGGACTCCGGGGTTGCGCTTTCGAGGAGATGACGGCCCCTGGCGAGGGCTTCCCGCGCGGCGTCGACCTCCCAGCGCTCGGCGTGACTGAGGGCGCTCATGCCGAGCATGCGGGCGAGGTCTTCCGTCCTGCCGCTCGCGCCGCGCGGCCCTACCCAGTCGTCGAGGTCGGTCGTGAGCAGCTGGTGGGTCGACATGAATTCGATTCCGCTGCGCAGGGTCGCGAGCTTTGTGACCGTGGCGAGCGAGCCGGTCCTGCGCTGGCCGAGCCTGGCATAGCGGGCCGCATAGGAGAGTTCGCCCTGCAGGTACAGCGCCTCCGCGACCTCGAGCAGGGCCTCGGGGCTTCCGGTGGCGTCGAGCGCGAGGGCGAGGGCGCGTTCGGCGAGTTCGACGGACTGCCAGATCAGGCCCCTGCGGCCGAATTCGGCAGCGGAAGCGAGCAGTTCGTCCGAGGAGAGGCTGCCGGCGTCCGCCCAGCTGCGGTGCCACGCGGCGAGGCCGGGATCCCCGCCGGGTGCGTCCTCGCTGCGGGCGGCACGGGCATGGAATTCGGCGCGGGTACCGGCGTCGATTGACCAATAGAGATGGGAACGCAGCGCTGAGTCCGAAATCCGGAGGTACCGGCCGTCGCGGATGACGGTTCCCGCGGACAGGAGTTCTTCCAGGGCGCCTCGGATGGGGTCGCCGCTCTGCCGGATCGGATCCTGGCTGCTCAGGTAGGAGCAGGACAGCATCGCCAGCAGGAGGTGCTGGTCGTCCGGTTCCTGCGAGGTCCGCGTCGAGGGAGCGCGGGAGGCGCGGAACGGCAGGGCGACAGGGGCGGCGTTCCCGAGGTGCCTGCTGGTCAGGAGCCGGGCGTTCCTGGCGATTTCGGACGGACTTCCCGATGAGGAGGATGCCAGCATCCGCCGGAGCGCCTCGTCGGACTGGGACCCGAGAAGTTCGGTCGCGAGGAGCATCGATTCGGCGAAGGTGAGGCGGTCGAGGGTGATGCGCGGGAGCGAAGCGAGCGGGCCGACGGGGGGCTCTGCACACACGGTGCCCACGAGGCGCAGCCCCGTGCCGCCGAGGCGCGCCGCGACCATCGCGAACACGGTCTGGCTCGGGAGGTCCATCAGGTCGAGGTCGTCGATCAGGAGGAGGGTTGTCGCGGGGGTGAAGTCGCGGATCAGGGCGAGGAGTTCCGCCGCGCGGGCGGCGAGCCGGGCATCCGCTTCGCCGGGGATGAGGAGTTCGCTCGAGAGCGCCGCGGCGGCCGGGGTCTGGAACGAGGCGACGAAGGCCGAGAGGCCGGAGAGCGGGAAGCCGGCTTCCGCAGGATTGATCCTGACCCGGAAGATCTCGATCCCTGCGATCGGTTCGACGGAGGCGAGTAGGCGCGATTTGCCGGATCCGGGCTCCCCGACGACCAGCATGGCTGACTCATGAGGGGCGGTTGCGAGTTCGAGGATCGCGCCCAGCGTGTCGCGGTGGATGCTGGACTTCATGCGACGGCCCCAGGAATCATTCCGGACCATTCCGGGGGTCGGTGAAAGAGTTCATTCATGAGACGGCGCTTCGTTTCGGGTAACGAGTGCGTGCGGATCACTCTATTGGGGGAGTACAGCAGCCGCCTCGGGGATGAGTCGGTGCTCTGCATTACTACCTGTATGCGGTTCCGGAATGGGTGGCCCGGGACCTGTCACCCCCGGTGAAGGGGGTTCCTGTTATGCAAGGTACGCTCATTTTCTTCCAAAGTATCCCCCACTAGTGGGGGATTACGGCGCGCCGAAAGCCTGGGGGTGCGCCGTGGGGCATCCGCTGTGATAGCGGTACTGGGCGGTTCTGCCGCGATTGAATCGCGTTTGACCGAGCTATTCGTGGATCGCGACGACTGTGCGCCCGTGCAGCCGACCCGCGAGGATGTCATCGGCCGCCGGGATCGCTTCCTCGAGCGTGATGCCCGACGTCAGGCCGTCGAGGAGCGCCAGGTCGAGGTCGGATTCGAGCCGCGACCATGCCTGTTCCCGGAGGGCCGGTGGGGCCTCGACGGAATTGATGCCCACAAGGCTGACCCCGCGCAGGATGAAGGGCATCACCGTCGTCGGGAGGTCGGCGCCCTGGGCGAGGCCGCACGCGGTGATCACGGCCCCGTAGTTCGCCTGGGCGAGGACATTGGCGAGGGTGGCGCTTCCGACGGAGTCGACGGCCGCGGCCCAGCGCTGGGCCTGAAGCGGTTTTCCGGGCTCGGAGAGGGTGCTCCGGTCCAGGATCGCCTCGGCCCCGAGGCCGCGGAGGTAGTCGCCGAGTTCGTCGACGCGGCCGGTCGATGCCGTCACCCGGTAGCCCCTGGCCGAGAGCAGGGCCACCGCGATCGAGCCGACGCCGCCGGCGGCGCCGGTGACGAGCACAGGGCCGGAGTCCGGCGTTGTCCCGGCGCGTTCGAGCGCGAGCACGGCGAGCATGGCGGTGAATCCGGCCGTGCCGATCGCGGCGGCCCGAAGGGCACTGATCCCGGCGGGCAGGCGTACCAAAGATGCGCCGGAGACCCTCGCGCGTTCGGCGAGGCCGCCGTGGTGGGTCTCGCCCAGGCCGGAGCCGTTCAGGATGACCCGGTCTCCTGGTGCCCAGCGCGGGTCCTCGCTCGACTCGACGGTGCCGACGAGGTCGATCCCGGCGATGAGGGGCCAGGAGCGGATGACCCCGGGGCGGCCGGCGAGCGCGAGCCCGTCCTTGTAGTTGAGGCTCGAGTAGTCGACGGTGATGGTCACGTCACCCGGCATCAGGAAGGAATCGTCGACGAGCGTGAGCGTCGCGTGCTGCGACTTCGTGCCGTCCTCCGCAACAGTTCGTTCGACGACGATGGCGCGGAACTGAGTCTCACTAGTCATGCTCCGAGCCTACTTCCCGCCCCTCACCCGCGTTCCGCCTACTCGGTAGCATGAACGCTTTGACCGCCGCCCTCGTGCCAGAGAACGTGCGGGTCGTGCCGTGCCGGCTCTCGGTGAGCGCGGGAATGGACGCCTTTCGGGCGGACGACATCACGCCAGGCACAACCTGGAGGATGGTCTCGGCGACGCTCGCGAGGCGCAGCTATGACGAGGCGCCGGTCAGTGCGCTGTTCCTGTTCGACCGGATGCAGGACTTCGCCTACCAGCAGGAGGTCGCCGAGAATCCGGCCAAGCGGCACCACGCGCGGTTCTGGCGCTGCTCGGACGGCTGGCTACTCCCCGGTGGGACGAGGGTCGACTGGCTCGCGTCGGGGACCTTCGATCGTGCCGTCCGCGCCCGGCGTCCACCGGCGGCGGCCGGCATCGATCAGCGTCGGAGCCCTGATGCTCGGCGCGCGGGTCCTGTCCGGTCTCGGTGTCATCGTCCTCACAGCGCTCGACTGGCCAGGATTCGTCGCGGCCATCGCCCTCGACGGCAAGCCGGCTGGCACCGTCGACCCCGCGACGGCAGGGGTCACCCTCGGGATCCTGCTGGCCGGCTACGGGGTCGTCCTCGCCCTCAACCTCGGGTTCGCCGCACTCGTGTACTTCGGCCGGAACTGGGCGCGGGTCGTCGCGATGTCATTCGCGACGGTGAGCATCATCCTGAGCTTCGTCGACTATGCCGCCAACGGGGCGGCGATCACCCTGCGAACCTCGCTCGTGAGCGTCACCTTCGACATCCTGATCCTGCTCGCCCTCTCGGCCGGGGACGCCAGTGAGCTCGCCCGCGCGCGGCCGGTTAGGAGTGCGCGGGGCAGGCGGGCGCCGGAGCGGCGCAGCCAGGGCAGACGACGAGCTGTGCGCGGCAGGACGGCTCGCGGCAGTTCTGCATCTGGTTCGTCGCTGCCGCGCAACAGGCGCAGCGACCGAGGACCGCGGTGTCCCCGGCGAAGTCGACGGACATCCGCTGGTCGAAGACATAAAGCGAACCGTCCCAGAGACCGGCATTCCCGTATGCCTCGCCGTACCCCACGATGCCGCCATCGAGCTGGTAGACCTCGCCGAATCCGCGGTCCTTCATCAGTGAGCTGAGCACCTCGCAGCGGATGCCGCCGGTGCAGTACGTCACGACCGGCCGGTTCTTGAGGTGGTCGAACCGGCCGCTGTCGAGCTCGGCGGCGAAGTCGCGGGTCGTCGCGACGTCGGGAACGACGGCGCCCCGGAAGCGTCCGATCTTCGCTTCGAAGGAATTGCGGCCGTCGAAGAAGACCAGGTCGTCGCCGCGCTCGGCGGCGAGTTCGTGCAGCGCGGCGGGGGAGAGCCGGGTGCCGCCGCCTTGCACTCCTGCCGCGGTGACCGTGAGGTCGGCGGGAGCGCCGAAGCTCACGATCTCCTCGCGCACTTTCACCACGAGGCGCGGGAAGTCGAGGCTCAGGCCGGTCTCGTCGAGCCCGGTGCCTTCGCTCCACCGGAAGTCTATGTCGTGGAACGCCGGGTACTCGCGCGTCTTCCGCACGTAACGTTTCACGGCCGGGAGGTCGCCGCCGATCGTGCCGTTGAGCCCGTCCTTCGAGATCAGGATGCGACCGCGGAGGGCGAGGGCTTCGCACAGGTCACGCTGCCAGAGTCGCACGGCCTCGGGGTCGGCGATCGGCGTGAAGACGTAGTAAAGCAGGATCTTCGGAATGGCCACCGCGCCATGTTACCCGTCCTGGTTCGGCATAACTCCTGCACATTCCCGGGGTTGGCGGCGGGCGCCCCGGAATCACGCGGCAGGAAGTCCACCGTCGGGGAATGTGCAGGAGTTATGCCCAGGGGTTGGAGGTCAGCCGGGTTTCCTCGAGGTCGAGCATGCGCTGGGCCCTCTCGATGAGGTGCGAGCCGTAGACCCCGGTATCACGGGCGTCGAGCAGGGCGGCGCGCTCACGTGCGAGCACGCGCAGCCGGAGCGCACGGTTCTGGTGGTGTGGGGCGCCGGTGGCCGGGGTCGCCGTCTCGTCGAGCGCCTGTGCACGGCGGATGCTGTCCGCACGCACCCGGGACAGCGCCTCCGCAGTGAACGGTTCGCCATCGTCCTGCGCGAGCGCAGGGTTGCCGAGACTCTCGAGACCGGCCGCGCTGACCTGGCCGACCAGGGCTGCGAAGCCACGCTGGTCATCCGCCTCGGCGCTTCCGGTGAGCCCGAGCCTGCGGATCAGCAGCGGCAGGGTGCCGCCCTGCACGAGCAGTGTCACGAGGGCAACGGTGAACGCGATGAAGATCAGCTGCGGCCGGTAGGGGATGCCGGTCGGCAGCGACTGCGCGGCGGCGAGCGCGACGACGCCTCGCATCCCCGACCAGTCGAGCACAGCGCCGTCCCGCCAGCCGAGGCTCTCGACCGTCTGGAAGTCGAGGTCCGCCCGCTTCCTGGTCAGCCTCCTGTGGGCCCTGGCCTGGGCGACATCCTCGTGCCTGGCCGTGCGCAACCGCCGCAGTGCGGAGTCGACCTCCCGGCCGCCGGCGCGGGCCCTTCGCTCGTGTCGTGTGAGCTGGGCGATAAGGGGGACGACGAAGGCGCCCCGGACGCCGACGAGGACGACGGTCGCGAGAAGCCCGATACCGACGGCCTCGATGACGCTGACATGGTCCTCGTGCACCTCGCCGACCAGGTACTTCAGTTCGAGGCCCATCAGGAGGAAGACGCCGTTCTCGAGCACGAACTGGATCGTCCGCCAGTTCACCCGTTCGCTGATCCGCACCTCCGCCGTGAAGACCAGCGGTCCCCGATGCCCGGTCACGAGCCCGGCGACGACGACGGCGAGCACCCCGGACGCGTGGACGTGGTCGGTCGGGATGAACGCGAGGAACGGCACCGCGAATGAGATCGTCGTGTTGAGTACGACGTTCCCCACGCGCGACCTCAGCCACACGGTCAGGTGCCCCACGACGAGACCGATCCCGATCGCGACTCCGACCGCGAACACGAAGTCCCCGGCCACGCCGATCAGGGACACCCCGCCTGCCGTCGCCGCGATCGCACAGCGGAGCAGTACGAGGGCCGAGGCGTCGTTGAGCAGTCCCTCACCCTCCAGCAGGGTCACCAACCGGGGTGGCAGCCCAAGCCGGCGCCCCATCGAGGTCGCGGCGACCGCATCCGTCGGACTCACGACCGCACCGAGCGCGAGGGCGGCGGGAGCGCTGAGGCGGGGCAGTAACCAGTGGAACAGCGCTCCGCTCGCGACGGCGCTCACGATCACGAGCAGCACCGAGAGCCCGGTGATCGCCGTTGCGTTGCGGCGGAAGTCGTGCAACGGCACGGTGACCGCCGCCGAATAGAGGAGCGGAGGGAGGACGACCGCGAGGATGAGCTCGGGCGGGAAGTCGAAGGCCGGTACGCCGGGGACAAGGCTCGCCGCGATCCCGATGAGTACGAGGAGGAGCGGGGCGGCGAACCCGAGCCGCGGCGCGATGACGGCAACCGACACGATGGTCAGGATGCCGAAGACGCCGGGAAGGGGATAGTCCATTGCTGGACCGTTGCGAGCCGGGCTGGACCCGACCGCTGTGCGACCTTGGCAGCGCCTGAGGATCTTCGAAGCGTCGACGCCCGGAGCCTAAACTGGTGGCAACCCGCACAAGAACCCCCGTCGCCAGGAGGACCATGACCACCGCAGATCCGCTCGCCGTCTACGGCGATGTGCCGCTCTTCACGCTCTCGAGCACGGATGTGACCGATGGGTCACCGCTTTCGGCCGCCCAGTTCGCTGCGGGAGCCGGTGGCCTCGAGCGGTCGCCGCAGCTGTCCTGGAGCGGGTTCCCGGCCGACACGAAGAGCTTCGCGGTCACTCTCTACGACCCGGATGCCCCGACCGGTTCTGGCTTCTGGCACTGGGCGGTCTTCAACATCCCGGCCGCCGTGACGTCCCTGCCCGCCGGAGCCGGCGCCCCCGGCGGTGCCCAGTTGCCCGCCGGCGCGGTCACCCTCCCCAACGAGCTGAGGCTCACCTCCTTCATCGGCGCCAGCCCGCCGCCCG
This genomic window contains:
- a CDS encoding glycosyltransferase family 2 protein is translated as MLSLVVVLVLVVGVNTALWGTVGLGRVVAQAFRKRPRSARHRLAQQAAGGAAAGAGGRVTPKDVAVLIAAHNEELVIRNTIRSAARLVPVGNIFIASDASKDTTAMIAEESGANVVELLPNRGKAGALVAAIMHFRLDERFEIVMLLDADTQLADDYMETGLPYFDDPGVVAVAGRAATVTDPPSPTRLGRFLVAYRERFYVVVQFLLKYGQAARFANVVSIVPGFASMYRSRILADIDISAPGLAIEDFNMTFEVHAKRLGRIAFHPLAAIAYTQDPDTFRDYTKQLRRWTLGFWQTVRRHGFRFGTFWGALALYVFELVTSSIMMLIFLPLLLMSLAAAAWGEVSADPVSIAVAQAVPPASIVIGVLVPDYLLTILVVIVTGRVHYLVLGIGFPLVRIVDAFICLRTIPQALFGRSSGTWKSPERRSNTAASPGIAVGDALPG
- a CDS encoding LuxR C-terminal-related transcriptional regulator, producing the protein MKSSIHRDTLGAILELATAPHESAMLVVGEPGSGKSRLLASVEPIAGIEIFRVRINPAEAGFPLSGLSAFVASFQTPAAAALSSELLIPGEADARLAARAAELLALIRDFTPATTLLLIDDLDLMDLPSQTVFAMVAARLGGTGLRLVGTVCAEPPVGPLASLPRITLDRLTFAESMLLATELLGSQSDEALRRMLASSSSGSPSEIARNARLLTSRHLGNAAPVALPFRASRAPSTRTSQEPDDQHLLLAMLSCSYLSSQDPIRQSGDPIRGALEELLSAGTVIRDGRYLRISDSALRSHLYWSIDAGTRAEFHARAARSEDAPGGDPGLAAWHRSWADAGSLSSDELLASAAEFGRRGLIWQSVELAERALALALDATGSPEALLEVAEALYLQGELSYAARYARLGQRRTGSLATVTKLATLRSGIEFMSTHQLLTTDLDDWVGPRGASGRTEDLARMLGMSALSHAERWEVDAAREALARGRHLLESATPESVELHELSALLLSALEGDPGPSTRMFERLSRHGWTEETSARALSVLGRSLTFIDRYGDARRVLRTVVGLEPPPDPIVLQTARYYLAENEILAGNQFEAMAIIESLTGSGTEQVHRRPLQLLTAWYWQARGDRVRADAAIELCNRSFATSDHPALAARLVADQGRFALMEGRFDDAIAFLHRAGAIGSAFRNPSLLRSHVDLIEAYVLSGRLREAVIQFREFRARARLFHTRWTVLATARAEALLTPGEASIAVFEQAAGLWQPGDSQFEQGRTLLSFADRLVSLGHGREGADQYLAARMIFTQLGAIPWARKADAVRLGTHAPSVNPLLATLAPDERLVAELVQQGKRNKEIAAELFVSLRTVEVRLTRTYNKLGAKSRSHLIALLSGTGTVLSDGAASGMV
- a CDS encoding MDR family oxidoreductase, producing the protein MTSETQFRAIVVERTVAEDGTKSQHATLTLVDDSFLMPGDVTITVDYSSLNYKDGLALAGRPGVIRSWPLIAGIDLVGTVESSEDPRWAPGDRVILNGSGLGETHHGGLAERARVSGASLVRLPAGISALRAAAIGTAGFTAMLAVLALERAGTTPDSGPVLVTGAAGGVGSIAVALLSARGYRVTASTGRVDELGDYLRGLGAEAILDRSTLSEPGKPLQAQRWAAAVDSVGSATLANVLAQANYGAVITACGLAQGADLPTTVMPFILRGVSLVGINSVEAPPALREQAWSRLESDLDLALLDGLTSGITLEEAIPAADDILAGRLHGRTVVAIHE
- a CDS encoding rhodanese-related sulfurtransferase; its protein translation is MAIPKILLYYVFTPIADPEAVRLWQRDLCEALALRGRILISKDGLNGTIGGDLPAVKRYVRKTREYPAFHDIDFRWSEGTGLDETGLSLDFPRLVVKVREEIVSFGAPADLTVTAAGVQGGGTRLSPAALHELAAERGDDLVFFDGRNSFEAKIGRFRGAVVPDVATTRDFAAELDSGRFDHLKNRPVVTYCTGGIRCEVLSSLMKDRGFGEVYQLDGGIVGYGEAYGNAGLWDGSLYVFDQRMSVDFAGDTAVLGRCACCAAATNQMQNCREPSCRAQLVVCPGCAAPAPACPAHS
- a CDS encoding cation:proton antiporter; the encoded protein is MDYPLPGVFGILTIVSVAVIAPRLGFAAPLLLVLIGIAASLVPGVPAFDFPPELILAVVLPPLLYSAAVTVPLHDFRRNATAITGLSVLLVIVSAVASGALFHWLLPRLSAPAALALGAVVSPTDAVAATSMGRRLGLPPRLVTLLEGEGLLNDASALVLLRCAIAATAGGVSLIGVAGDFVFAVGVAIGIGLVVGHLTVWLRSRVGNVVLNTTISFAVPFLAFIPTDHVHASGVLAVVVAGLVTGHRGPLVFTAEVRISERVNWRTIQFVLENGVFLLMGLELKYLVGEVHEDHVSVIEAVGIGLLATVVLVGVRGAFVVPLIAQLTRHERRARAGGREVDSALRRLRTARHEDVAQARAHRRLTRKRADLDFQTVESLGWRDGAVLDWSGMRGVVALAAAQSLPTGIPYRPQLIFIAFTVALVTLLVQGGTLPLLIRRLGLTGSAEADDQRGFAALVGQVSAAGLESLGNPALAQDDGEPFTAEALSRVRADSIRRAQALDETATPATGAPHHQNRALRLRVLARERAALLDARDTGVYGSHLIERAQRMLDLEETRLTSNPWA
- a CDS encoding YbhB/YbcL family Raf kinase inhibitor-like protein, whose protein sequence is MTTADPLAVYGDVPLFTLSSTDVTDGSPLSAAQFAAGAGGLERSPQLSWSGFPADTKSFAVTLYDPDAPTGSGFWHWAVFNIPAAVTSLPAGAGAPGGAQLPAGAVTLPNELRLTSFIGASPPPGTGTHRYQFIAHAVDVPALDLDPGSTPAVLGFTLRFHTLGRAVIEATGAFGGAALHP